Proteins encoded within one genomic window of Bacillus thuringiensis:
- a CDS encoding cytidine deaminase encodes MNIEQQLYDAVKHLIEQRYPNDWGGAAAIRVEDGTIYTSVAPDVINASTELCMETGAILEAHKFQKKVTHSICLARENEHSELKILSPCGVCQERLFYWGPEVQCAITNAKQNIIFKPLKELQPYHWTEAYHDEMAKEWSTR; translated from the coding sequence TTGAATATTGAGCAACAATTATATGATGCGGTAAAACATTTAATTGAACAAAGATATCCAAATGATTGGGGCGGAGCCGCAGCGATTCGTGTAGAAGATGGAACAATTTATACAAGTGTTGCTCCGGACGTAATAAATGCTTCAACAGAACTTTGTATGGAAACAGGTGCAATTTTAGAAGCTCATAAATTTCAAAAGAAAGTTACACATTCTATTTGTCTTGCACGAGAAAATGAGCATTCTGAATTAAAGATACTCTCGCCTTGTGGTGTATGCCAAGAACGTTTATTTTATTGGGGACCAGAAGTACAGTGCGCGATTACAAATGCTAAACAAAATATTATTTTTAAACCTCTAAAAGAGTTGCAACCATATCATTGGACAGAAGCATATCATGATGAAATGGCAAAAGAATGGAGTACAAGATAG
- a CDS encoding DUF2164 domain-containing protein, which translates to MMMNIKIPNDKKEELVAQIQQFFVEEDLDEIGRFQAERLIEEMIKLVGPFAYNQAIGDARKLVTEKLSNIEEDLYVLEKSEGK; encoded by the coding sequence ATGATGATGAATATAAAAATACCAAATGATAAAAAAGAAGAGCTTGTAGCACAAATTCAGCAATTTTTCGTTGAAGAAGATCTAGATGAAATCGGACGTTTTCAAGCAGAGCGATTAATAGAAGAAATGATAAAATTAGTAGGACCATTTGCATACAATCAAGCGATTGGAGATGCTAGAAAGCTTGTAACAGAGAAACTATCTAATATTGAAGAAGATTTGTATGTGTTAGAGAAGAGTGAAGGGAAGTAA
- a CDS encoding peptidoglycan recognition family protein, with translation MEIKCVNLTFQDELVPLKKVNKLIIHHTSEDGWDVYKTHEFHQKVRGWSGIGYNYFIEADGTVVEGRGLHIGAHAKDNNRDTIGICMTGNFDKYDPTPAQVNALYSVCKKFMKQFAIKKENILGHRELEGVTKTCPGNRFSMVELRNILS, from the coding sequence ATGGAAATTAAATGTGTTAATTTAACATTTCAAGATGAATTAGTTCCTTTAAAAAAAGTAAATAAACTGATTATCCACCACACATCCGAAGATGGATGGGATGTGTATAAAACACATGAATTTCATCAAAAGGTAAGAGGGTGGAGCGGGATCGGTTATAATTATTTTATCGAAGCAGATGGAACTGTAGTCGAAGGACGTGGTTTACATATTGGAGCGCATGCGAAAGATAATAATAGAGATACAATTGGAATATGTATGACGGGTAATTTTGATAAATATGATCCAACTCCTGCTCAAGTGAATGCATTATATTCTGTATGTAAAAAGTTTATGAAGCAGTTTGCTATAAAAAAAGAAAATATACTCGGCCATAGGGAGCTAGAAGGAGTTACAAAAACTTGTCCTGGAAATCGCTTTTCCATGGTAGAGTTAAGAAACATACTATCTTAA
- a CDS encoding protein phosphatase 2C domain-containing protein — protein MKGDTVVKIKTYQQKSPLKQECEDAYFCNEEKKIYGVCDGATPLVPFRDEKGHNGAYIASHLFASYFASLRETHSLQVAVAKANQALQRKMLEYGVDTRKKEHLWCTCIAAVQIDGEKIKYAQLGDCMIVAILQNGTMRVLTKDTVEGISKRAKKKREEDRKKGLSVPEEHVFQDVKEQLKYNRYLANMQGGYSVANGMKEAIHYLQHGELHIDEVSGIFICSDGLFHPDWPLEQTVAYIRKNSINEYVAIIEELEGEKRIRPDDKTMMIIDL, from the coding sequence TTGAAAGGGGATACAGTTGTGAAGATAAAAACATATCAACAGAAAAGCCCGTTAAAGCAAGAATGTGAGGATGCTTATTTTTGTAATGAAGAAAAAAAGATTTATGGTGTATGTGATGGCGCAACACCGCTCGTCCCGTTTCGAGATGAAAAGGGACATAATGGAGCATACATCGCTTCACACTTATTTGCAAGTTATTTTGCTTCATTACGCGAAACTCATAGTTTACAAGTTGCTGTTGCAAAAGCAAATCAAGCATTGCAAAGAAAAATGTTAGAATATGGAGTAGATACGAGAAAGAAAGAGCATTTGTGGTGTACATGTATTGCGGCCGTTCAAATAGATGGTGAGAAAATTAAATATGCACAGTTAGGGGACTGTATGATTGTCGCAATACTTCAAAATGGAACGATGCGAGTATTAACGAAAGACACAGTCGAAGGAATTAGTAAACGAGCAAAAAAGAAGAGAGAAGAAGATCGTAAAAAAGGGCTATCTGTACCAGAAGAACATGTTTTTCAAGATGTGAAAGAACAGTTAAAATACAATCGTTATCTTGCAAATATGCAGGGTGGGTATTCCGTTGCAAATGGAATGAAAGAAGCGATACATTATTTACAACATGGGGAATTACATATAGATGAAGTGAGTGGGATTTTTATTTGTTCAGACGGGTTATTCCACCCAGATTGGCCACTCGAACAAACTGTTGCATATATAAGAAAGAATAGTATAAATGAATATGTAGCAATTATTGAAGAGCTAGAAGGGGAAAAGAGAATAAGACCAGATGATAAAACAATGATGATTATTGATTTGTAA
- a CDS encoding YitT family protein, which produces MVRFLGVIIGSIIIAVAFNLFLIPHKILSSGIGGIAIILGIVTPVNTGIINFVLNLPILILGYIGLGKKVIFNTIVSVIVLSVALYYVPVKVVATDPLLSSIFGGVIAGAGIGLVFNCNGSTGGFDIIGMLLSRKRDIKLGGFLIVLNAVVVIIAGFFFTWDVALTSLLSIYVTGKVIDAIHTKHRKVTLMIVTNEAEKMKKQLLSTVVRGITLLDGEGAYSSEKKRVLMTVVSREELASMKLTISEIDPHAFVNITETVEVLGLFRKG; this is translated from the coding sequence ATGGTCAGATTTCTTGGTGTTATTATTGGTTCTATTATTATTGCGGTTGCCTTTAATCTTTTCCTTATCCCCCACAAAATTTTAAGTAGTGGAATTGGTGGAATTGCTATTATTTTAGGGATTGTAACTCCTGTAAACACAGGTATTATTAACTTTGTATTAAACTTACCTATCCTTATTTTAGGATACATAGGTCTTGGAAAAAAAGTAATTTTTAACACGATTGTCTCTGTTATTGTATTATCTGTTGCATTATACTACGTTCCAGTAAAAGTCGTAGCAACGGATCCACTTTTATCATCTATCTTTGGTGGTGTCATTGCCGGAGCTGGTATTGGTCTTGTTTTTAACTGTAATGGCTCAACTGGTGGATTTGATATTATCGGTATGTTGTTGTCTCGCAAACGTGACATTAAACTCGGCGGATTCCTTATTGTTTTAAATGCAGTCGTTGTTATTATTGCAGGTTTCTTCTTCACTTGGGATGTTGCTCTTACAAGCTTACTTTCCATTTATGTAACTGGTAAAGTCATCGATGCTATTCATACGAAACATCGAAAGGTTACACTTATGATTGTAACAAATGAAGCAGAAAAAATGAAAAAACAACTTCTTTCAACTGTTGTACGTGGAATTACATTACTTGATGGCGAAGGTGCTTATTCCAGCGAAAAAAAACGTGTACTTATGACAGTCGTTTCTCGTGAAGAATTAGCAAGTATGAAATTAACAATTTCTGAAATTGATCCTCATGCATTCGTTAACATTACCGAAACGGTTGAAGTATTAGGATTGTTTAGAAAAGGTTAA
- a CDS encoding VOC family protein, translating into MKSYIQGIDHVQVAAPVGCEEEAREFYGNKIGMEEIPKPEELKKRGGCWFKCGIQEIHIGVEQNFNPAKKAHPAFYVLKINEFKQELIKQGIEVIDDHARPDIIRFYVSDPFGNRIEFMENKN; encoded by the coding sequence ATGAAAAGTTATATTCAAGGGATTGATCATGTGCAAGTAGCTGCGCCTGTAGGGTGTGAAGAAGAAGCACGAGAATTTTATGGTAATAAAATAGGTATGGAGGAAATACCAAAGCCAGAGGAATTAAAGAAGCGTGGTGGGTGCTGGTTTAAGTGTGGAATTCAAGAGATTCATATCGGAGTTGAGCAAAACTTCAACCCAGCTAAAAAGGCACATCCGGCTTTTTATGTTTTAAAAATAAATGAATTTAAACAAGAGTTAATAAAGCAAGGTATTGAAGTAATAGATGATCATGCACGACCAGATATAATTAGATTTTATGTGTCAGATCCGTTCGGAAATCGAATTGAATTTATGGAAAATAAAAACTAG
- a CDS encoding BA3702 family sensor histidine kinase, with the protein MSRKKYSSTQRKRHPNISRRLRNHIQDCSLTEMYASLFEHNPDSIISLNLEGVIIHANPSAERILGYTSSELERKSITSILEAHISEQVLQYIKNTETNNQQEYIVSIYHKDGYLLDVVTKLVPIFSKKRLIGVYAIMKPIEKSERIEKMLKESEKRLRTLVNSMPAFVIFKDHEGRWLEANDYALSCFNFHHVPYHGKKDSELIQYNEAYREAFLHCEEVDELAWQQRQILHGEEFIIHRDDSDLILSISKVPLYHTDGSRKGLIVMGRDVTELKETEKLLRKSEKLAVVGQLTAGIAHEIRNPLTSLKGFLTLLLPEINEEQKWYVDVMLSEISQMESITSQFMAMSKPQVLSIQTCNIQTLIEEVVTFILPTAIMHSVHIIMDHFDYVYDIQCDGNQLKQVFINILKNAIESMPNGGNIFIQTKPLEDNFIFIRIIDEGCGIPEDRISRLGEPFYSLKEKGTGLGLMMCYKIIEEHHGKLHISSELNKGTIVDIQLPLSSSHLTI; encoded by the coding sequence ATGAGTCGTAAAAAATATTCATCAACTCAAAGAAAACGTCATCCGAACATTTCTAGACGTTTGCGCAACCATATACAAGATTGTTCATTAACAGAAATGTACGCATCTCTGTTCGAACACAATCCTGATAGTATTATTTCATTAAATTTGGAGGGAGTTATTATACATGCTAATCCTTCTGCCGAAAGAATACTAGGTTACACTTCTTCAGAATTAGAGCGAAAAAGCATTACCTCTATTTTAGAAGCTCATATTTCTGAGCAAGTATTACAATATATAAAAAATACTGAAACAAACAATCAACAAGAGTATATCGTATCTATTTATCACAAAGACGGATATTTATTAGATGTCGTAACAAAATTAGTTCCTATTTTTTCAAAAAAACGTCTAATAGGCGTGTATGCAATTATGAAGCCTATTGAAAAATCAGAAAGAATTGAGAAAATGCTGAAAGAAAGCGAGAAGAGATTACGTACATTAGTAAACTCCATGCCTGCGTTTGTTATATTTAAAGATCACGAAGGGCGCTGGCTTGAGGCAAATGACTATGCACTTTCTTGCTTCAATTTCCATCATGTACCTTATCACGGGAAAAAAGATAGTGAACTCATTCAATATAATGAAGCGTACCGAGAAGCTTTTTTACATTGTGAAGAAGTCGATGAACTAGCATGGCAACAAAGACAAATCCTTCATGGTGAGGAATTTATTATACATAGAGATGATTCCGATCTAATCTTAAGTATATCGAAAGTTCCACTTTATCATACTGACGGTTCCCGCAAAGGTCTTATCGTGATGGGAAGAGATGTTACTGAGCTAAAAGAAACTGAAAAGTTATTACGCAAATCTGAAAAGCTCGCAGTAGTCGGACAACTGACAGCTGGAATTGCCCATGAAATTCGAAATCCACTCACTTCTCTAAAAGGTTTTCTAACATTGCTACTCCCTGAAATAAATGAAGAGCAGAAATGGTATGTCGATGTTATGTTAAGTGAAATTTCACAGATGGAATCTATCACGAGTCAATTTATGGCGATGTCTAAACCACAAGTATTATCTATTCAAACGTGCAACATACAAACTTTAATTGAAGAGGTAGTTACATTTATTTTACCGACTGCTATTATGCACAGCGTTCATATCATTATGGATCATTTTGATTACGTATATGATATCCAATGTGACGGTAACCAATTAAAACAAGTTTTTATAAATATATTAAAAAATGCGATCGAATCAATGCCAAATGGTGGAAATATTTTCATCCAAACAAAACCATTAGAAGATAATTTCATCTTCATACGTATTATCGATGAAGGTTGTGGTATCCCAGAAGATCGTATCTCCCGTTTAGGCGAACCATTTTATAGTTTAAAAGAAAAAGGAACAGGGCTAGGATTAATGATGTGTTACAAAATAATTGAAGAACATCATGGTAAATTACACATTTCAAGTGAATTAAATAAAGGTACAATCGTTGATATTCAACTACCACTTTCTTCATCTCACCTTACAATCTAG
- a CDS encoding alpha/beta hydrolase: protein MMKHVFQKGKDTSKPVLLLLHGTGGNELDLLPLAEIVDPEASVLSVRGSVLENGMPRFFRRLAEGIFDEEDLIFRTKELNEFLDEAAKTYEFDRNNIVAIGYSNGANIAASLLFHYENALKGAVLHHPMVPRRGMQLPNLAGKSVFIAAGTNDPICSSAESEELKGLLENANANVTMHWENRGHQLTMGEVEKAKEWYGKIVL, encoded by the coding sequence ATGATGAAACATGTTTTTCAAAAAGGAAAAGATACGTCAAAACCAGTGTTATTATTACTTCATGGCACAGGTGGTAATGAATTAGATTTATTACCACTTGCAGAAATAGTTGATCCGGAAGCATCTGTATTAAGTGTTAGGGGAAGTGTATTAGAAAATGGCATGCCACGTTTCTTCCGTAGATTGGCAGAAGGCATTTTTGATGAAGAGGACTTGATTTTCCGTACGAAGGAATTAAATGAGTTTTTAGATGAAGCTGCAAAAACATATGAATTTGATAGAAATAACATTGTAGCTATCGGTTATTCAAATGGAGCAAACATTGCTGCAAGCTTATTATTCCATTACGAAAATGCATTAAAAGGTGCTGTGCTTCACCACCCAATGGTGCCTAGAAGAGGAATGCAATTACCTAATTTAGCAGGAAAATCCGTGTTTATTGCTGCTGGGACAAATGATCCGATTTGTTCATCAGCTGAGTCAGAGGAATTGAAGGGACTATTAGAAAATGCAAACGCTAATGTAACAATGCATTGGGAAAATAGAGGTCATCAATTAACGATGGGTGAAGTAGAAAAAGCAAAAGAATGGTATGGTAAAATAGTTCTATAA
- a CDS encoding ring-cleaving dioxygenase, with amino-acid sequence MEKKTMGIHHITAIVGHPQENVDFYAGVLGLRLVKQTVNFDDPGTYHLYFGNEGGKPGTIITFFPWAGARQGVIGDGQVGITSYVVPKGAMEFWENRLEKFDISYTKMTRFGEQYLEFDDSHGLHIELVEREEGELNNWTFGEVTPEVAIKGFGGAVLLSAQPQKTAELLEHVMGLEKVGEEGEFVRFRSSADIGNIVDLKLSTIGRGQMGVGTVHHIAWRASDDADQLDWKEHVSRFGYHVTPVQDRNYFNAIYFREHGEILFEIATDPPGFAHDESLETMGEELKLPEQYEQHRKQIEQTLLPFEVRNLD; translated from the coding sequence ATGGAAAAGAAAACAATGGGGATCCATCACATTACAGCAATTGTAGGACATCCACAAGAAAATGTAGATTTTTATGCTGGTGTATTAGGTTTACGTTTAGTGAAACAAACAGTGAATTTTGATGATCCAGGTACGTACCATCTTTATTTTGGTAATGAAGGAGGAAAACCGGGAACAATCATTACGTTTTTCCCATGGGCAGGTGCTCGTCAAGGAGTTATTGGTGACGGTCAAGTCGGGATTACTTCTTATGTTGTACCAAAAGGGGCAATGGAGTTTTGGGAAAATAGATTAGAAAAATTTGATATTTCGTATACAAAAATGACTCGATTTGGAGAGCAGTATTTAGAATTTGATGATTCACATGGTTTGCATATAGAATTAGTAGAAAGAGAAGAGGGTGAATTAAATAATTGGACTTTTGGAGAAGTTACGCCAGAAGTAGCAATTAAAGGATTTGGCGGTGCGGTTCTTTTATCGGCACAGCCTCAAAAAACAGCTGAACTGTTAGAGCATGTTATGGGTCTTGAGAAAGTTGGAGAAGAGGGGGAATTCGTTCGATTCCGTTCTTCTGCTGATATTGGAAACATTGTTGATTTAAAATTATCAACAATCGGTCGTGGCCAAATGGGTGTTGGTACAGTACATCATATTGCTTGGAGAGCGAGTGACGATGCTGATCAGCTAGACTGGAAAGAGCATGTGTCCCGTTTTGGATACCACGTAACTCCTGTACAAGATCGAAATTATTTTAACGCAATTTATTTTAGAGAACACGGCGAAATTTTATTTGAAATTGCAACAGATCCTCCTGGTTTCGCTCATGATGAATCGTTAGAGACGATGGGTGAGGAATTAAAGTTACCGGAACAGTATGAACAACATAGAAAACAGATTGAACAAACGCTTTTACCATTTGAAGTGAGAAATTTAGATTAA
- the putP gene encoding sodium/proline symporter PutP → MKIEIMVSLAIYMAGMLYIGYWSYKKTSDLSDYMLGGRGLGPAVTALSAGASDMSGWMLMGLPGAMYATGLSSVWIAIGLLIGAYANYLILAPRLRTYTEVANDSITIPDFLENRFKDRTKILRFVSAIVILVFFTFYASAGLVSGGRLFENSFNLDYKIGLFVTVGVVVAYTLFGGFLAVSWTDFVQGCIMFIALVLVPIVAFTDVGGVTETFNTIKQVDVSHLDMFKGTTTLGIISFLAWGLGYFGQPHIIVRFMAITSIKDLKTSRRIGIGWMTISIIGAMLTGLVGIAYYAKNNTTLQDPEMVFVTFSNILFHPYITGFLLSAILASIMSSISSQLLVISSAVTEDFYKTFFRRNASDKELVFIGRLSVLIVAMIAVVLAYHPSDTILTLVGYAWAGFGSAFGPAILLSLYWKRTNKWGVLAGMLVGAVVVITWVQIPSLKATMYEMVPGFFCSLLAVIVVSLLTKEPVKAIYREFNEMEAVLEEETK, encoded by the coding sequence GTGAAGATTGAAATTATGGTTTCGCTTGCTATTTATATGGCAGGTATGTTGTATATCGGTTATTGGTCTTATAAGAAGACATCCGATTTATCAGATTATATGTTAGGCGGAAGGGGACTCGGTCCAGCAGTTACAGCTTTATCGGCTGGTGCTTCTGACATGAGTGGTTGGATGCTAATGGGATTACCTGGTGCGATGTATGCAACAGGATTATCAAGTGTATGGATTGCGATAGGTTTATTAATAGGTGCTTATGCAAACTATTTAATTTTGGCCCCGCGTTTGCGAACGTATACAGAAGTGGCAAATGATTCAATTACGATTCCGGATTTTTTAGAGAATCGGTTTAAAGATCGTACGAAAATACTTCGTTTTGTCTCCGCCATCGTCATTTTAGTATTTTTCACATTTTATGCGTCGGCTGGTTTAGTTTCAGGTGGACGTTTGTTTGAAAATTCTTTTAACCTTGATTATAAAATTGGTTTATTTGTAACTGTGGGTGTCGTTGTTGCTTATACACTATTCGGTGGCTTTTTAGCAGTAAGTTGGACCGACTTTGTGCAAGGTTGTATTATGTTTATTGCTCTTGTATTAGTTCCAATTGTAGCTTTTACAGATGTCGGTGGTGTAACAGAAACATTCAATACAATTAAGCAAGTTGATGTATCGCATTTAGATATGTTTAAAGGGACTACAACACTTGGTATTATTTCATTTTTAGCATGGGGTCTTGGGTATTTTGGTCAACCACATATTATTGTCCGCTTTATGGCAATTACCTCTATTAAAGATTTGAAAACTTCTCGTAGAATCGGTATTGGTTGGATGACGATTTCAATTATAGGTGCAATGCTTACTGGCCTGGTCGGTATTGCTTATTACGCTAAAAATAATACGACATTACAAGACCCAGAAATGGTCTTTGTAACATTCTCAAATATTTTATTCCATCCGTACATTACTGGATTTTTATTATCAGCTATCTTGGCTTCGATTATGAGTAGTATTTCTTCGCAATTACTTGTTATTTCAAGTGCAGTAACGGAAGATTTCTATAAAACATTCTTCCGTCGTAACGCAAGTGACAAAGAACTTGTGTTTATCGGTAGACTGTCAGTATTAATAGTAGCTATGATTGCAGTTGTTTTAGCGTATCATCCAAGTGATACAATTTTAACGCTTGTTGGGTATGCTTGGGCAGGATTTGGTTCAGCATTCGGCCCCGCCATTTTATTAAGTTTATATTGGAAGAGAACGAATAAATGGGGCGTTCTTGCTGGTATGCTTGTAGGTGCGGTAGTTGTTATTACATGGGTACAAATTCCAAGTTTAAAAGCGACTATGTATGAAATGGTACCTGGATTCTTCTGTAGTTTATTAGCTGTTATTGTTGTGAGTTTATTAACGAAAGAACCAGTTAAAGCTATTTATCGTGAATTTAATGAGATGGAAGCAGTGCTGGAAGAAGAAACGAAATAA
- a CDS encoding cytochrome c biogenesis protein CcdC: MDQGSYSITIFLLVIGLVIFGRMRSMNRPIKNKGRRLLFPLFFLLPGFSLYAAPIQLADWQIGVAAGIGLLLSIPLIILTGYEVREDGQIYTKKSIAFIATFLIIVLLRAYFRRHLQGLDPKSIGILFYTLAVCYIVPWRIGCYIKFRKVYVEKEKITMPIS, translated from the coding sequence TTGGATCAAGGTTCGTACAGTATTACAATTTTTTTACTCGTCATAGGACTCGTTATATTTGGACGTATGCGTTCCATGAATCGACCAATTAAAAATAAAGGAAGACGACTATTATTTCCATTATTCTTTTTATTACCAGGTTTTTCTTTATATGCGGCACCGATACAACTCGCTGATTGGCAAATTGGGGTAGCTGCTGGGATTGGATTGTTATTATCAATTCCACTTATTATTTTAACTGGATATGAAGTGAGAGAAGATGGTCAAATTTATACGAAAAAAAGTATTGCTTTTATTGCTACATTTTTAATTATTGTCCTTTTACGTGCTTATTTTAGAAGACATTTACAAGGTTTAGATCCAAAGTCAATTGGCATTCTTTTCTACACCCTTGCGGTTTGTTATATAGTACCTTGGCGTATTGGCTGCTATATAAAATTTCGTAAAGTATATGTAGAGAAAGAGAAAATTACGATGCCAATAAGCTAA
- a CDS encoding FMN-binding glutamate synthase family protein, whose protein sequence is MSETLLVIISILLLLMLLLIVFFIITFFIKKRTHHSILKLHPYLGRMRYLLEKIGPEFRQYWFDHDTDGKPFSRYDFQSVMFLAKYRSEILGFGSKRDFEASGYYIANTLFPVLTEELSVNVTQEREGKKYVIHKEGLFSRREKLTADTTNLWLYEEDDAIIVGENRKYPWKLYGMFGASATSYGAIGENYILASGFGAKMAGGSWINTGEGGVIPEHLHTGANIVAQIGPGLFGYRDEDGNFSMDKFMDKVKESNIKAFELKFGQGAKIRGGHLEGQKVNEKIASVRNVRVGETINSPNRFSFLNNVADTLYFIQRLQETGGKPIGMKIVIGQQQPLEDLFKTMKELNIYPDFITIDGSEGGSGATYKSMADSMGMPLIPALLTCIDTANYYDVRDKFKVFASGKLITPDKVAIALAIGADAVNSARGFMMASGCIMALQCNSGQCPSGVATTNPHYQKALDPYEKKWRVMNYVVSMRYSLFSLAAAAGVKSPRYLTREHVVFKDEVGRVVPLSELFPIINQT, encoded by the coding sequence ATGAGTGAAACGCTACTCGTTATTATTAGTATATTACTATTATTAATGTTGCTTTTAATCGTCTTTTTTATTATCACATTTTTTATAAAAAAACGGACGCATCATTCTATTTTAAAACTACATCCATACTTAGGAAGAATGCGTTACTTACTGGAAAAGATAGGGCCGGAATTCCGGCAATATTGGTTTGATCACGATACAGATGGAAAACCTTTTTCACGTTATGACTTTCAAAGTGTTATGTTTTTAGCGAAGTATCGCTCTGAAATACTTGGTTTTGGGTCGAAACGAGATTTTGAAGCATCTGGTTATTATATTGCTAATACGTTGTTTCCGGTATTAACAGAAGAATTAAGTGTGAACGTAACGCAAGAACGTGAAGGGAAAAAGTATGTGATTCATAAAGAAGGATTATTTTCAAGGAGAGAAAAATTGACAGCGGATACAACGAATCTTTGGTTATACGAAGAAGACGATGCAATTATCGTCGGCGAAAATCGTAAATATCCATGGAAACTGTATGGCATGTTTGGAGCGTCAGCAACTTCTTACGGTGCGATTGGTGAAAATTATATTTTAGCGAGCGGCTTTGGAGCAAAAATGGCAGGCGGATCGTGGATTAATACTGGCGAAGGTGGCGTTATTCCAGAACATTTACATACAGGAGCGAATATCGTTGCGCAAATTGGTCCAGGGTTATTTGGATACCGTGATGAGGACGGAAATTTTTCAATGGATAAATTTATGGATAAAGTGAAAGAAAGTAATATTAAAGCATTTGAATTGAAATTTGGGCAAGGTGCGAAAATACGTGGTGGTCATTTAGAGGGGCAAAAAGTAAATGAGAAAATTGCTTCTGTTCGGAATGTACGAGTAGGAGAGACGATTAATTCTCCAAATCGATTTTCATTTTTGAATAATGTAGCAGATACACTTTATTTTATTCAGCGTTTGCAAGAAACTGGCGGTAAACCAATCGGTATGAAAATTGTAATCGGACAGCAGCAGCCGTTGGAAGATTTATTTAAAACGATGAAAGAATTAAATATCTATCCAGATTTTATTACAATTGACGGTTCAGAAGGTGGATCAGGAGCAACATATAAATCGATGGCAGATAGTATGGGGATGCCGCTTATTCCAGCATTACTGACGTGTATTGATACAGCGAATTATTATGATGTTCGGGATAAATTCAAAGTGTTTGCCTCGGGGAAATTAATTACACCAGATAAAGTGGCGATTGCTTTAGCGATTGGTGCAGATGCTGTAAATTCAGCACGTGGTTTTATGATGGCAAGTGGCTGTATAATGGCGCTTCAGTGTAATTCCGGACAATGTCCATCTGGAGTTGCCACGACGAATCCGCACTATCAAAAAGCGCTAGACCCGTATGAGAAGAAATGGCGCGTAATGAATTATGTTGTTAGTATGAGATATAGTTTGTTCTCACTTGCAGCAGCAGCGGGAGTAAAGAGTCCGCGTTATTTAACGAGAGAGCATGTTGTGTTTAAAGATGAGGTGGGGCGGGTGGTACCTCTTTCAGAATTGTTTCCTATAATAAATCAAACCTAA